In Coturnix japonica isolate 7356 chromosome 7, Coturnix japonica 2.1, whole genome shotgun sequence, one DNA window encodes the following:
- the BAZ2B gene encoding bromodomain adjacent to zinc finger domain protein 2B isoform X1, translating into MCFSLFFLLVETLNSSRLTKQRCHRTEHICHNMESGERLTSSSVSSSAAVSSPVASTPSVASAVSKSSLTTGAASLISTVNTSEWWRTADSHSRSGAAFFPPLLGISPLFAPPAQNHDSIPFHPRTTGKNNRGSLEKGINGSLNGSSTTAASAISTSVLSTSIATSAGQGKAITSGAGGRKYNQEQSKVQLLDTRADKIKDKKPRKKAVESSSDSDSGSSSDTSSEGISSSDSDDLEEDEEEEEDQSAEESEDDDSDSENEAHCENKNKVLMHSGVKDMKTDGQKAHEKSQEKRTHQQIPLVSDSQTHSSFQPQQKQPQVLSQQLPFIFQSSQAKEEPVNKHTSVIQSTGLVPNVKPLSLVHQAKKEAYLKIIVPPPDLLKAGNKNTSDESIALVSDVRSKREQYKQTFPAVQLKKQESKNLKKVIASLSSSKPTSSSPAHQKLTSLENNHSNPFLTNALLGNHQPNGVIQSVIQEVPLALTAKQKSQTKINESVAIASSTPFSLPVNLSACGKKTTGNRTLVVPSTSPVLPGSGKDKPVSNNAVNAVKTQHRLPSAKLVVEQFRGVDSDAPSSKESDDSNDDDDDDEDEDEDDEDDDSDDSQSGEGNVEAAWPTQCLTDSMEESDSNSESDTDGSEDEDDEDDKDQDESDTDTEGEKTPLKVKKTGSSMKSSSIGPAAHSTPLNLQVAKTPSSAPSALCPETQPAVFLGTSPSTLTPSSHCGTSKRRRVTDERELRVPLEYGWQRETRIRNFGGRLQGEVAYFAPCGKKLRQYPEVVKYLSRNGIMDISRDNFSFSAKIGVGDFYEARDGPQGVQWCLLKEEEVIPCIRAMEGRRGRPPNPDRQHSREESRMRRRKGRPPNVGSTEFLDSTDAKLLRKLQAQEIARQAAQIKLLRKLQKQEQARAAKEAKKQQAIMAAEEKRKQKEQIKIMKQQEKIKRIQQIRMEKELRAQQILEAKKKKKEEAANAKLLEAEKRIKEKEMRRQQAVLLKHQELERHRLDMVWERERRRQHMMLMKAMEARKKAEEKERLKQEKRDEKRLNKERKLEQRRLELEMAKELKKPNEDMCLADQKPLPELPRIPGLVLSGSTFSDCLMIVQFLRNFGKVLGFDVNTDVPSLSTLQEGLLNIGDSRGEVQDLLVKLVSAAVCDPGLVTGYKAKTILGEHLLNVGINRDNVSEILQIFMEAHCGQTELTESLKTKAFQAHAPAQKAAVLAFLVNELACSKSVVSEIDKNIDYMSNLRRDKWMVEGKLRNLRIIHAKKTGKRDATGGGEVGEEPHSLETPTSGRKRRRKGGDSDYDEDDDDDSDDQADEDDEDEEDKEDKKGKKAEVCEDEDDGDQTASVEELEKQIEKLTKQQSQYRKKLFEASHCLRSMMFGQDRYRRRYWILPQCGGIFVEGMESGEGLEEIAKEKEKLKKVESVHVKEEVLEISEEKISCLNTTHCEQKEDLKEKDNTNLFLQKPGSFSKLSKLLEVAKMPHESDVMPQKPNGGAANGCTPSYQNTSQNSLCSLQPSVSQSNSEKSDSNNLFSPIASGTGKFYSSPVIPSDQLLKTLTEKNRQWFSLLPRVPCDDMSVTHADAPATATSLTPQSHPPSKSPSPVPSPLLGSTSAQSPMGLSPFALPPLQQMKPGLPVMGLQFCGWPTGVLTSNVQFSSPLPTIGSGLGLSEGNGNSFLTSSVPTSKSESPALQTEKIASATCTAVEVAKPADHSNPKPIPEEMQYGWWRITDPEDLKSLHKVLNLRGIREKALQKQIQKHMDYITLACIKNKDVAIIDINENEDNQVTQDVVENWSVEEQEMEVDLAILQQVEDLERRVASASLQVKGWLCPEPASEREDLVYHEHKSIIRLHKKHDGDSAGGGEGSTSSLERKSDNPLDIAVTRLADLERNIERRYLKSPLSTTIQIKLDNVGTVTVPAPAPSISGDGDGTEEDIAPGLRVWRKALSEARSAAQVALCIQQLQKSIAWEKSIMKVYCQICRKGDNEELLLLCDGCDKGCHTYCHRPKITTIPDGDWFCPACIAKASGQTLKLKKLQIKGKKSNEQKRGRKLPGDTEDEDSATTSTSLKRGKTDPKKRKMDESVSVSQGKQENFTAIKKPKRDDSKDLAMCSMILSELETHEDAWPFLLPVNLKLVPGYKKVIKKPMDFSTIRDKLTSGQYPNVEAFSLDVRLVFDNCETFNEDDSDIGRAGHNMRKYFEKRWTEIFKLS; encoded by the exons aTATGGAGTCTGGAGAGCGGTTAACATCATCATCAGTCTCCTCAAGTGCAGCTGTTTCATCTCCAGTGGCTTCTACACCTTCTGTAGCTTCTGCAGTTTCCAAGAGTAGCCTTACCACTGGAGCTGCGTCGTTGATTTCCACAGTCAACACCAGTG AATGGTGGCGGACAGCGGACTCTCACTCTCGCTCTGGGGCAGCTTTTTTCCCACCGCTCTTGGGCATCTCACCACTCTTTGCACCTCCTGCCCAGAACCATGATTCTATTCCGTTCCACCCAagaactacaggaaaaaataatcgTGGCAGTTTAGAAAAAG GTATAAATGGATCGCTGAATGGGAGCAGTACTACTGCAGCGTCTGCTATCAGCACATCTGTACTATCCACTAGTATTGCAACATCTGCAGGACAAGGAAAAGCTATAACCTCAGGAGCAGGAGGCCGCAAATACAACCAGGAGCAAAGCAAAGTTCAGCTTTTGGACACCAGAGCTGACAAAATCAAAGATAAG aaacccagaaaaaaagcagtagaaagCTCCAGTGACAGTGACTCAGGCTCCTCATCAGACACATCAAGTGAAGGCATAAGCAGCAGTGATTCCGATGACCtagaggaagatgaagaggaggaggaggaccAGAGTGCTGAAGAGAGTGAAGATGATGACTctgattctgaaaatgaagcacaCTGCGAAAACAAGAACAAG GTGCTAATGCATAGTGGTGTAAAAGATATGAAAACTGATGGGCAGAAAGCCCATGAAAAGTCCCAAGAAAAAAGAACGCACCAGCAGATACCTCTTGTGTCTGATTCCCAGACTCATTCATCATTCCAGCCCCAGCAGAAGCAGCCTCAGGTTTTGTCACAGCAACTTCCGTTTATTTTCCAAAGCTCTCAGGCGAAGGAGGAACCTGTGAACAAACACACAAGTGTAATACAGTCTACAGGATTGGTTCCCAATGTGAAACCTTTGTCTTTGGTACATCAAGCCAAAAAGGAAGCCTATTTAAAAATCATAGTTCCTCCTCCTGACCTACTCAAAGCAGGGAATAAGAATACCTCTGACGAATCCATCGCTTTGGTCAGTGACGTACGATCGAAACGA GAACAATATAAACAGACattcccagcagtgcagctaAAGAAACAGGAATCAAAGAACCTGAAGAAGGTTATTGCATCTTTGTCAAGCTCAAAACCAACATCTAGTTCACCAGCTCATCAAAAACTCACATCTTTGGAAAACAATCATTCTAATCCATTCCTGACAAATGCACTTTTAGGTAATCACCAACCCAATGGAGTTATTCAGAGCGTCATCCAGGAAGTTCCTCTTGCACttactgcaaaacagaaatcccAAACCAAGATCAATGAAAGTGTAGCCATTGCTAGCAGTACCCCCTTTTCTTTGCCAGTGAACTTGAGTGcatgtgggaaaaaaacaactggtaACCGGACACTTGTTGTGCCCTCTACCTCTCCTGTGTTACCTGGTTCAGGAAAGGATAAACCAGTCAGCAATAATGCAGTAAATGCTGTAAAAACACAACACCGCCTTCCGTCTGCAAAACTGGTGGTGGAGCAGTTCAGAGGGGTAGACTCAGATGCCCCCAGCAGTAAAGAATCTGACGACtcaaatgatgatgatgacgacgatgaagatgaagatgaggatgatgaagatgatgattcTGATGATAGCCAATCAG ggGAAGGCAATGTTGAGGCAGCATGGCCCACCCAGTGTCTTACAGATAGCATGGAAG AGTCCGACAGTAATTCTGAGTCAGATACAGATGGGtctgaagatgaagatgatgaggaTGATAAGGATCAAGATGAATCAGATACAGATACTGAGGGAGAAAAAACTCCGCtaaaagtgaagaaaactgGTTCCTCCATGAAGAGCTCTTCCATTGGTCCTGCAGCTCATTCCACTCCACTAAATCTCCAAGTAGCAAAGACCCCAAGCTCTGCACCATCTGCCTTGTGTCCTGAGACCCAGCCTGCAGTTTTTCTTGGGACATCACCATCTACTCTTACACCAAGTTCACACTGTG gCACTTCAAAGAGACGAAGAGTAACAGATGAGCGGGAGCTGCGTGTTCCTCTGGAATATGG CTGGCAAAGAGAAACCCGAATAAGAAACTTTGGTGGTCGTCTTCAGGGAGAAGTAGCGTATTTTGCACCTTGTGGAAAGAAGCTGAGACAGTATCCTGAAGTAGTAAAG TATCTCAGCAGAAATGGAATAATGGATATCTCAAGGGACAATTTCAGCTTCAGTGCAAAAATAGGAGTGGGTGACTTCTATGAAGCCAGAGATGGACCGCAG GGCGTGCAGTGGTGTCTTCTGAAGGAGGAGGAAGTCATTCCCTGCATCAGAGCTATGGAAGGGCGTAGAGGACGTCCACCAAATCCAGACAGACAGCATTCTAGAGAGGAATCAAGAATGAGACGTCGTAAAGGCCGACCTCCAAACGTTGGAAGCACTGAATTTCTAGACAGCACTGATGCGAAACTTCTGAGAAAGCTACAAGCGCAAG AAATAGCAAGACAAGCAGCACAAATAAAGCTACTAAGAAAACTCCAGAAGCAAGAACAAGCTCGAGCTgccaaagaagcaaaaaaacagCAAG CTATTATGGCAGCTGAAGAAAAGCGAAAGCAAAAAGAGCAGATAAAGATAATGAAGCAGCAG GAAAAGATTAAGCGTATCCAGCAAATCAGAATGGAGAAAGAACTTCGAGCTCAACAAATTTTAGAG gcaaaaaagaagaagaaagaagaagcagcaaatgCTAAATTACTGGAGGCTGAAAAACGAATAAAG gaaaaagagatgcGAAGGCAACAAGCTGTTCTTCTCAAGCACCAG GAGTTGGAGAGGCATAGACTAGATATGGTATGg GAACGAGAGAGGAGAAGACAACATATGATGCTTATGAAAGCCATGGAAGCACgtaaaaaagcagaa gaaaaagagcGATTAAAGCAAGAGAAACGTGACGAAAAAAGGTTAAATAAAGAACGTAAACTAGAACAGCGAAGACTGGAATTAGAAATGGCAAAGGAGCTAAAGAAGCCTAATGAAGATATGTGCTTAGCAGACCAGAAG CCTTTACCGGAGCTGCCTCGCATCCCAGGCCTTGTTCTGTCTGGAAGCACGTTTTCAGATTGTCTCATGATAGTGCAGTTCTTGCGTAACTTTGGTAAAGTTCTTGGCTTTGATGTGAATACGGACGTGCCTTCCCTGAGCACTCTTCAGGAGGGTTTGCTGAACATAGGAGACAGCAGAGGAGAAGTACAGGACTTGCTTGTAAAGcttgtttctgcagctgtttgtgaTCCAGGACTTGTTACAGGATACAAG gctaaAACTATTCTTGGGGAGCACTTACTGAATGTTGGCATCAATCGAGATAACGTGTCTGAGATTTTGCAGATATTTATGGAGGCTCATTGTGGGCAAACTGAGCTTACAGAGAGCTTGAAGACAAAAGCTTTTCAGGCACATGCTccagctcagaaagcagcagtgctggctttcCTTGTCAATGAGTTAGCTTGCAGCAAAAGTGTAGTCAG TGAAATTGATAAAAATATTGATTATATGTCGAACTTAAGGAGAGATAAATGGATGGTTGAAGGCAAACTTCGGAA TCTTAGAATCATTCATGCAAAAAAAACTGGCAAAAGAGATGCTACAGGAGGTGGTGAAGTAGGAGAGGAGCCGCATTCTTTGGAAACGCCAACATCAGGCCGCAAACGGAGACGAAAGGGTGGGGATAGTGATTATGATGAAGATGACGACGATGACAGCGATGACCAGGCagatgaggatgatgaggatgaagaggacaaagaagataaaaaaggaaagaaagcagaagtttgTGAGGATGAG GATGATGGAGACCAGACAGCAAGTGTTGAAGAACTAGAGAAGCAGATTGAAAAACTGACCAAG caacaaagccAGTACAGGAAGAAGTTATTTGAAGCCTCACATTGTTTGCGTTCAATGATGTTTGGCCAAGATCGTTACAGGCGCCGGTACTGGATTCTGCCCCAGTGTGGTGGCATTTTTGTAGAAGGCATGGAAAGTGGCGAAG gTCTAGAAgaaattgcaaaagaaaaagagaagttaaaaaaagTGGAAAGCGTACATGTTAAAGAAGAGGTTCTTGagatctcagaagaaaaaataagctgtttAAATACAACTCACTGTGAGCAAAAGgaagatctgaaagaaaaggacaacactaatttgtttttgcaaaagCCTGGGTCATTTTCAAAACTAAGCAAACTGTTAGAGGTTGCGAAAATGCCACATGAGTCTGATGTCATGCCCCAAAAACCTAATGGTGGTGCAGCAAATGGATGCACTCCATCTTATCAAAATACCTCCCAAAACTCTCTGTGCAGTCTTCAACCCAGCGTATCACAAAGCAACAGCGAGAAGTCTGATTCTAATAATCTTTTCAGTCCTATTGCAAGCGGGACAGGAAAGTTTTATAGTTCTCCAGTAATTCCAAGTGATCAGTTGTTAAAGACTCTTACTGAGAAGAACAGGCAGTGGTTCAGCCTTTTGCCGAGAGTACCCTGTGATGACATGTCAGTTACCCATGCAGATGCACCAGCTACTGCAACTTCACTTACTCCTCAGTCACATCCACCATCAAAATCACCTTCACCTGTTCCATCACCTCTTCTGGGTTCAACCTCTGCACAGAGTCCAATGGGATTAAGTCCTTTTGCATTGCCACCACTGCAg CAGATGAAGCCTGGACTACCTGTCATGGGACTTCAGTTTTGTGGATGGCCTACAGGAGTTCTTACTTCAAATGTTCAATTTTCATCTCCTTTACCTACTATTGGATCAGGGTTGGGATTATCAGAAGGGAATGGTAACTCATTCTTGACATCTAGTGTTCCTACAAGTAAAAGTGAATCACCAGCACTGCAGACTGAGAAAATAGCTTCTGCCACCTGTACAGCAGTGGAAGTGGCCAAGCCAGCAGATCACTCAAACCCAAAACCTATACCAGAAG AAATGCAGTATGGGTGGTGGAGGATTACTGATCCTGAGGACCTAAAATCTTTGCATAAAGTGCTGAATCTCAGGGGAATAAGAGAAAAGgcattacaaaaacaaatacagaaacacaTGGACTATATCACTCTGGCCTGCATCAAAAATAAGGATG TTGCAATTATTGATATCAATGAAAACGAAGATAACCAGGTAACTCAAGATGTTGTGGAAAACTGGTCAGTAGAAGAGCAAGAAATGGAGGTGGACCTTGCTATTCTTCAGCAGGTGGAAGATCTAGAGAGGAGAGTTGCTTCAGCTAGTTTGCAAGTTAAG GGCTGGCTGTGTCCTGAACCTGCATCAGAAAGAGAAGACTTGGTATATCATGAACATAAGTCAATTATTAGATTGCACAAGAAGCACGATGGAGATAGTGCTGGAGGCGGAGAAGGCAGTACCAGCTCTCTAGAGCGGAAGAGTGACAACCCTCTAGATATAGCTGTAACCAGACTTGCTGACTTGGAGCGGAACATAGAGCGAAGGTATCTGAAGAGCCCCTTAAGTACCACCATTCAGATCAAACTGGATAATGTGGGCACAGTTACTGTCCCTGCTCCTGCACCATCCATTAGTGGTGATGGTGACGG AACTGAAGAGGATATTGCTCCAGGGCTAAGGGTATGGAGAAAGGCATTGTCAGAAGCACGAAGTGCTGCACAGGTGGCTCTGTGCATTCAGCAATTACAGAAATCAATAGCATGGGAGAAATCTATTATGAAAGTT TACTGCCAAATATGTCGAAAGGGAGATAATgaggaactgctgctgctttgtgatgGTTGCGATAAAGGCTGTCATACCTACTGCCACAGACCCAAGATTACTACCATACCAGATGGTGACTGGTTTTGTCCTGCCTGCATAGCAAAG gcaaGTGGTCAAactctaaaattaaaaaaacttcaaatcaaaggaaaaaaaagtaatgaacaAAAGAGAGGCAGGAAATTACCAGGAGATACAGAAGATGAAGACTCGGCGACTACTAGCACCTCattaaaaagagggaaaacagaccctaagaaaaggaaaatggatgaAAGTGTTTCTGTAAGCcagggaaagcaagaaaatttcACTGCTATAAAGAAACCTAAAAGAGATGACTCCAAGGACCTGGCTATGTGCAG CATGATTCTCTCAGAATTGGAAACTCATGAAGATGCTTGGCCTTTCTTACTTCCTGTAAACTTGAAACTTGTTCCTGGTTATAAGAAAGTTATTAAGAAGCCAATGGACTTTTCCACCATTAGAGACAAGCTAACCAGTGGACA gtACCCTAATGTTGAAGCATTCTCGCTAGATGTCAGGCTTGTTTTTGACAACTGTGAAACCTTTAATGAAGATGATTCTGACATAGGCAGGGCTGGCCACAACATGaggaaatactttgaaaaaagATGGACAGAGATTTTCAAATTGAGCTGA